One part of the Cinclus cinclus chromosome 20, bCinCin1.1, whole genome shotgun sequence genome encodes these proteins:
- the PSMD12 gene encoding 26S proteasome non-ATPase regulatory subunit 12 isoform X1, producing MAEGGAERADGRIVKMEVDYSATVDQRLPECERLAQEGRLQEVIENLLSLEKQTRTASDMVSTSRILVAIVKMCYEAKDWDALNENIILLSKRRSQLKQAVAKMVQQCCTYVEEITDLPVKLRLIDTLRMVTEGKIYVEIERARLTKTLATIKEQNGEVKEAASILQELQVETYGSMEKKERVEFILEQMRLCLAVKDYIRTQIISKKINTKFFQEENTEKLKLKYYNLMIQLDQHEGSYLSICKHYRAIYDTPCIQAESEKWQQALKSVVLYVILSPYDNEQSDLVHRISSDKKLEEIPKYKDLLKLFTTMELMRWSALVEEYGKELREGSLDSPATDVFGCTEEGEKRWKDLKNRVVEHNIRIMAKYYTRITMKRMAQLLDLSIDESEEFLSNLVVNKTIFAKVDRLAGIINFQRPKDPNNILNDWSHKLNSLMALVNKTTHLIAKEEMIHNLQ from the exons ATGGCGGAGGGCGGCGCGGAGCGGGCCGATGGCCGCATCGTCAAAATGGAGGTGGATTACAGCGCGACCGTGGACCAGAGGTTGCCCGAGTGCGAGCGGCTGGCGCAG GAAGGAAGATTGCAAGAAGTCATTGAAAACCTTCTCTccctggaaaaacaaacacGGACG GCTTCTGACATGGTCTCCACATCCCGAATCTTAGTTGCCATAGTGAAAATGTGTTATGAAGCTAAAGACTGGGATGCtcttaatgaaaatattattcttcTATCAAAGAGAAGAAGTCAGTTAAAACAG GCAGTTGCTAAAATGgtccagcagtgctgcacttaCGTTGAAGAAATTACAGATTTACCAGTCAAGCTGCGCTTAATCGACACATTGCGTATGGTTACAGAAGGAAAa ATCTACGTGGAAATCGAACGTGCTCGCCTGACAAAGACACTTGCAACAATAAAGGAGCAGAACGGGGAGGTGAAGGAGGCTGCCTCGATTCTGCAGGAGCTACAG gTGGAAACCTACGGTtcaatggaaaagaaagaacgTGTAGAATTTATCTTGGAGCAGATGAGACTCTGTCTAGCTGTGAAAGACTATATTCGGACTCAAATTatcagcaaaaaaattaatacaaaattttttcaagaagaaaacacagaa AAACTAAAGTTGAAATACTACAACTTAATGATCCAGCTGGATCAACATGAAGGCTCCTACCTCTCGATCTGTAAGCACTACAGAGCCATTTATGACACTCCCTGTATCCAAGCTGAAAGTGAAAAGTGGCAACAG GCACTGAAGAGCGTTGTTCTTTATGTTATTCTTTCACCTTATGACAATGAACAGTCTGATTTGGTGCACAGAATTAGTAGTGACAAAAAGCTAGAAGAAATTCCCAAGTATAA AGATCTCCTAAAACTATTTACCACCATGGAACTGATGAGGTGGAGTGCCCTAGTTGAAGAATATGGGAAGGAGTTGAGAGAAGGATCCCTTGACAGTCCTGCAACAGATGTTTTTGGCTGTACAGAGGAAGGTGAAAAGAGATGGAAAGATTTAAAGAACAGAGTTGTGGAACAT AATATTAGAATAATGGCTAAATATTATACCAGAATTACAATGAAGAGAATGGCACAACTCCTGGATCTGTCCATTGAT GAATCGGAGGAGTTCTTGTCTAACCTAGTAGTTAATAAAACCATCTTTGCTAAAGTAGACAGGCTGGCAGGAATTATCAATTTCCAGAGGCCTAAGGACCCAAACAATATACTCAATGACTGGTCTCACAAGCTCAACTCCCTCATGGCCCTAGTTAACAAAACCACACATCTCATTGCCAAAGAAGAGATGATCCATAACCTGCAGTAA
- the PSMD12 gene encoding 26S proteasome non-ATPase regulatory subunit 12 isoform X2 translates to MAEGGAERADGRIVKMEVDYSATVDQRLPECERLAQASDMVSTSRILVAIVKMCYEAKDWDALNENIILLSKRRSQLKQAVAKMVQQCCTYVEEITDLPVKLRLIDTLRMVTEGKIYVEIERARLTKTLATIKEQNGEVKEAASILQELQVETYGSMEKKERVEFILEQMRLCLAVKDYIRTQIISKKINTKFFQEENTEKLKLKYYNLMIQLDQHEGSYLSICKHYRAIYDTPCIQAESEKWQQALKSVVLYVILSPYDNEQSDLVHRISSDKKLEEIPKYKDLLKLFTTMELMRWSALVEEYGKELREGSLDSPATDVFGCTEEGEKRWKDLKNRVVEHNIRIMAKYYTRITMKRMAQLLDLSIDESEEFLSNLVVNKTIFAKVDRLAGIINFQRPKDPNNILNDWSHKLNSLMALVNKTTHLIAKEEMIHNLQ, encoded by the exons ATGGCGGAGGGCGGCGCGGAGCGGGCCGATGGCCGCATCGTCAAAATGGAGGTGGATTACAGCGCGACCGTGGACCAGAGGTTGCCCGAGTGCGAGCGGCTGGCGCAG GCTTCTGACATGGTCTCCACATCCCGAATCTTAGTTGCCATAGTGAAAATGTGTTATGAAGCTAAAGACTGGGATGCtcttaatgaaaatattattcttcTATCAAAGAGAAGAAGTCAGTTAAAACAG GCAGTTGCTAAAATGgtccagcagtgctgcacttaCGTTGAAGAAATTACAGATTTACCAGTCAAGCTGCGCTTAATCGACACATTGCGTATGGTTACAGAAGGAAAa ATCTACGTGGAAATCGAACGTGCTCGCCTGACAAAGACACTTGCAACAATAAAGGAGCAGAACGGGGAGGTGAAGGAGGCTGCCTCGATTCTGCAGGAGCTACAG gTGGAAACCTACGGTtcaatggaaaagaaagaacgTGTAGAATTTATCTTGGAGCAGATGAGACTCTGTCTAGCTGTGAAAGACTATATTCGGACTCAAATTatcagcaaaaaaattaatacaaaattttttcaagaagaaaacacagaa AAACTAAAGTTGAAATACTACAACTTAATGATCCAGCTGGATCAACATGAAGGCTCCTACCTCTCGATCTGTAAGCACTACAGAGCCATTTATGACACTCCCTGTATCCAAGCTGAAAGTGAAAAGTGGCAACAG GCACTGAAGAGCGTTGTTCTTTATGTTATTCTTTCACCTTATGACAATGAACAGTCTGATTTGGTGCACAGAATTAGTAGTGACAAAAAGCTAGAAGAAATTCCCAAGTATAA AGATCTCCTAAAACTATTTACCACCATGGAACTGATGAGGTGGAGTGCCCTAGTTGAAGAATATGGGAAGGAGTTGAGAGAAGGATCCCTTGACAGTCCTGCAACAGATGTTTTTGGCTGTACAGAGGAAGGTGAAAAGAGATGGAAAGATTTAAAGAACAGAGTTGTGGAACAT AATATTAGAATAATGGCTAAATATTATACCAGAATTACAATGAAGAGAATGGCACAACTCCTGGATCTGTCCATTGAT GAATCGGAGGAGTTCTTGTCTAACCTAGTAGTTAATAAAACCATCTTTGCTAAAGTAGACAGGCTGGCAGGAATTATCAATTTCCAGAGGCCTAAGGACCCAAACAATATACTCAATGACTGGTCTCACAAGCTCAACTCCCTCATGGCCCTAGTTAACAAAACCACACATCTCATTGCCAAAGAAGAGATGATCCATAACCTGCAGTAA
- the PSMD12 gene encoding 26S proteasome non-ATPase regulatory subunit 12 isoform X3 has protein sequence MVSTSRILVAIVKMCYEAKDWDALNENIILLSKRRSQLKQAVAKMVQQCCTYVEEITDLPVKLRLIDTLRMVTEGKIYVEIERARLTKTLATIKEQNGEVKEAASILQELQVETYGSMEKKERVEFILEQMRLCLAVKDYIRTQIISKKINTKFFQEENTEKLKLKYYNLMIQLDQHEGSYLSICKHYRAIYDTPCIQAESEKWQQALKSVVLYVILSPYDNEQSDLVHRISSDKKLEEIPKYKDLLKLFTTMELMRWSALVEEYGKELREGSLDSPATDVFGCTEEGEKRWKDLKNRVVEHNIRIMAKYYTRITMKRMAQLLDLSIDESEEFLSNLVVNKTIFAKVDRLAGIINFQRPKDPNNILNDWSHKLNSLMALVNKTTHLIAKEEMIHNLQ, from the exons ATGGTCTCCACATCCCGAATCTTAGTTGCCATAGTGAAAATGTGTTATGAAGCTAAAGACTGGGATGCtcttaatgaaaatattattcttcTATCAAAGAGAAGAAGTCAGTTAAAACAG GCAGTTGCTAAAATGgtccagcagtgctgcacttaCGTTGAAGAAATTACAGATTTACCAGTCAAGCTGCGCTTAATCGACACATTGCGTATGGTTACAGAAGGAAAa ATCTACGTGGAAATCGAACGTGCTCGCCTGACAAAGACACTTGCAACAATAAAGGAGCAGAACGGGGAGGTGAAGGAGGCTGCCTCGATTCTGCAGGAGCTACAG gTGGAAACCTACGGTtcaatggaaaagaaagaacgTGTAGAATTTATCTTGGAGCAGATGAGACTCTGTCTAGCTGTGAAAGACTATATTCGGACTCAAATTatcagcaaaaaaattaatacaaaattttttcaagaagaaaacacagaa AAACTAAAGTTGAAATACTACAACTTAATGATCCAGCTGGATCAACATGAAGGCTCCTACCTCTCGATCTGTAAGCACTACAGAGCCATTTATGACACTCCCTGTATCCAAGCTGAAAGTGAAAAGTGGCAACAG GCACTGAAGAGCGTTGTTCTTTATGTTATTCTTTCACCTTATGACAATGAACAGTCTGATTTGGTGCACAGAATTAGTAGTGACAAAAAGCTAGAAGAAATTCCCAAGTATAA AGATCTCCTAAAACTATTTACCACCATGGAACTGATGAGGTGGAGTGCCCTAGTTGAAGAATATGGGAAGGAGTTGAGAGAAGGATCCCTTGACAGTCCTGCAACAGATGTTTTTGGCTGTACAGAGGAAGGTGAAAAGAGATGGAAAGATTTAAAGAACAGAGTTGTGGAACAT AATATTAGAATAATGGCTAAATATTATACCAGAATTACAATGAAGAGAATGGCACAACTCCTGGATCTGTCCATTGAT GAATCGGAGGAGTTCTTGTCTAACCTAGTAGTTAATAAAACCATCTTTGCTAAAGTAGACAGGCTGGCAGGAATTATCAATTTCCAGAGGCCTAAGGACCCAAACAATATACTCAATGACTGGTCTCACAAGCTCAACTCCCTCATGGCCCTAGTTAACAAAACCACACATCTCATTGCCAAAGAAGAGATGATCCATAACCTGCAGTAA